One window of the Podospora pseudocomata strain CBS 415.72m chromosome 7, whole genome shotgun sequence genome contains the following:
- the TIM13 gene encoding protein translocase subunit (COG:U; EggNog:ENOG503P6U7; BUSCO:EOG09265PJ3) yields MDSEGVKKAIVQATLQETNTANARALIEGITGSCFEKCVPKPGTSLSSSEKTCMSYCVEKYIASWNEVNGTYIRRLRQGAEGNH; encoded by the exons ATGGATTCCGAAGGTGTCAAGAAAGCCATCGTGCAGGCCACTCTCCAAGAGACCAACACAGCCAACGCCCGTGCTCTTATCGAG GGTATCACCGGCAGCTGTTTTGAGAAGTGCGTTCCCAAGCCCggcacctccctctcctcgagCGAAAAGACCTGCATGTCCTACTGCGTCGAGAAGTACATTGCGTCCTGGAACGAGGTCAACGGCACCTACATCCGGAGGTTACGGCAAGGGGCTGAGGGCAACCACTAA